The DNA region ttttatatgcaaTTAGTGCTCAGCTTGTGTTTACCATGTGCAAAATCAACTGTCTTCACTGACTTAAAATTAACTTTTGCAGACTATTCTGAAGACAGGTGGTCTTCaagtagagaaaaacaaacaaacaaacacacaaaatggCAGTTTTCTATCTAAGGTCATCTTTTCTCCCTCtaagttaattttatataaataagacTTCAAGAAAAGTAAATCACATTTTTTCAGGTGCAGACATCCTTATGGGTGGGAAAGAATTTaaaccttttttatatttattaaaatgttctaaGGATTTTCTTAAACATTGCACAAAGTTTAAtgctgtagttttatttttgtgaaatgtaGACACGCCTACAAGAGTTAAGCAAAATAGAAAAGCATCAACATAAGAAAAGTTCAGGTATATAATATTCGTCTTAAAAGTCTATTAACTTGTGAAAGCTGGTTAATGGGAATACTATTCCAAATCCATGGGGACACTTAACGGTGTATCAGGGCAAAGCTTTGTAAGATGTTTTTGTAACTAAGACCAAAATTGAAGATAGAGctgctttattttcttggtttaaatcttactttatttttgtagTGATGATATGCTGATTGTGTACAGAGGAATTTGagagtagatttttttaaaacaccctTAACTCACCCAGAAAGGCAgctaacagatatatatatatatatatataatttcagccCAAACTCATGTTTTAAAACTccaactctgaaaaaaaaaactacaaggtATAAACGGAAATGAATCAATTTTCCAATTAGTTTCCAATTTCCCCGCTAGTCCATGAATTAAACTTATGGAATTATACTTCAAGCAGGGAAATCAAATATGTCATTATAGAAAACAATGTTGGAAAAGAAAACATACCTCTCTCCTGAAGAGCAAGAGGATGACGGCCATTCAGAGATCTGTTACATTAAATTACATGAGAGAAACTAGAGAGGCTTTTCCTGGCTTCGTGAAGTGTTCTATGGAGTGGATGAAGTCTATGAAAAAGTCCTCTTCATGTATTTCCACTTCTGAGCATCTCGTTTTTGAAAGTGATCACAGCATGATAATGACTGTGCTGCTTTTTAGTGTCTGGCTGCATAACGTACAAGTCACAATTtgctgttttgggtttttgttaatttttaggaGGAAGGGATCCTCCTTTACTATTCTATATCCTAAACTCTTCTTCTAATCAGCTTTATACTGTTGCCTGTACAGCTCAGTGAATGTACTTTCATCTCTAAGAGTTCAGATATTTGCCAGTGAACATTTTTTTGCTGTAGAGGAGAAAGTAAAACTCCCCAGCGGggctatttttctttgcttttgaaacCACCGTTGAATCACTATCGTTTTGCAGACTTTGCACAACTGTACAGGAAAGTGGCCTTTCTACAGCACATTTTCAGTAATCCTGTATTTAGTCAAAATAGATGAGAAATCACATATTAATGTTTGTATGGAATTTTGGGTCCAGtgtaatatttttatcatttaaaaaaaaactatttgtaaaaacatttatttactgcATGAATATTGACACACATTAAATTTGTGGGATTTTGTATCTgtcaaacaacaaacaaacaaacagaaaccctCTTGTCCTAAAATGAAGTGTGCTTGTTACAGGTATTTAGACGTGTTGATGTTTACTAGACCAAATGTGTACATTCTCTTAAAAATATCTGTCTCTACCTGGATGGATGTGTCATGAATACAGCGGCCAGTAGTGCCCTGTAAACAGCAAGCAGTTGATGGGAAGACTAGCTAGCTGTGTTGCTACTAAGCAGCTTTTCCTTTTGTAAAGttggctttgttgttttaaatGGTAAAAATTAAACTAATGAATTTGTAAAGACTTGTGGCTAGCCTAGCATGAAAGAGACCTTTAACGCTATATATCTGTACATTCTATTGCATTAGTTCAAACCTAGGAGAGAGTCAGCACTGTAAACTGAAGTCAAATAAATTCAACTCTTAATGAATCCTTATAGAGCACGTACTTTCTTCCTACAGAGTTCTCACCATATTTCTTTGTGAAGCAATCACACAGCCACCACCCCTCCCCGTGCCCCTCCCCAGTTACGGGTTCTAACTTGGCCACTCCAGTGGTGGTCCAAGTCAGAAGAAGCACCTGTTCAGTAtacaagcatcttctctgagtCCCTGTAAAATCAAgctggtgtcctgtttccctgAAATGAACATTTCACCTGCGCCTCTGTCCTTTCTTTTGGAGTCTTTGGGAAAATTGGAGGAGGGGGAGCCACCAaaaatgtttgtaatttttttgaaaCCTAACCTACAGCATGTCTGCCAAATGAACATTTAAAGCAGATGAAAGAAAGaggtgttttttggtttttttgttagATGTTCCACTTAACCCAGGAGCCTGATTATTATGGCTAAGGGTTGCCAAAATAAAACGGAAAAGCAGAAAGCTGCCTCAAGTCAGGGCAAAAGCAGACAAGGGGTAAGTAGGGATGAGGGACAGAACAACTTAATCCAGGTTacttttatacaaaaataaaaggtgCTTTCTTAgacacctttttctctctcagttttatatttatattaaacccACGCAGAACCACGGTTCTGGACCATAAAatcctatttctccttcaaatgaTTTCATGCTGTTTAACCAAGACACTTTCCCTTCTCTATTTATTCAGATAACGCCATCCTCTAGAACTATTTATCACAGCCTTTCTAGCTAAAGATTTCCTGGATCTTATATAAAAGTTGTACATTTTTtgggcattttggggttttttgtttgtttctttgtttggcaCAAACATAATCACTCTTTAGCACCTAGGGATACACttttaactataaaaagaaaaatagggtcATATTTTATGTTCAAAAGTCCATCTCTAGCCCAGCATGAGACTTTCAGAAGTCCCCAGCTCACTGAAGTTGACTCATGTATCCTTCTATTTGACTCCTGTCTCACCTTGGAAATGTTCCTCTTTAGCTAAACCGTTATTTGCCTCCTTAACCTTCAGAAGCCACTCAGCTCCCAGAGAGTCCCATTCTTATAAGGCGGCCTCCTGCTGCTCTGTAAACCGGCTCAAGCACGACCTCTCCTCTGTCGACCTGAGACTGCCCTAACCCATTAAACCCAACACTGAATCTGGGGCTTCCCtggtctccccctccctctcctcgtcCCCACCGTCTACCAGCTGCAGCACTGCGCACTGCAGGCCGCTCCAGGCCCAGGGCAGCGCACAGCCAATGTCTTCCCAGCGGTCCAGGTCGAGGTCATAGCCCACCACGTTGCGGGTAGGCACCTGCCGCGACTCGCGCCACTTGACGCCGCCCAGCAGCAGCGCTGTCTCCTCCACCACCGCCAGCCCATAGCAGAAGCGGTCGTAGGGCAGCGGCCGCAGCCTAGTCCACTGGTCGGTGGCGGGGTCGTAGCGTTCGATCTCCGAGAAGGGCTCATAACGCCCTAAAAAGGCAAACACGGCCCCGCGAAGCGCAGCCATGTGGTGCCCGAAGCGGGCTGTGCCCATGGGCGCCCTCTTAGTCCAGGCCTGCTCCCCGAGCCCCAGGGAGTACATGTCCCTGAGGCTACTGGCGCCGCCCTCGCCTCTCCCCGCCTTCCCCCCGGAGATGTACACGACCCCGCCGTCGCCGACGGCCCCCGCGTGACCGTGCAGCGCCCGCGGCAGCGCCCCAGCCGCCGTCCAGCGGTCCCGGCGCAAGTCATACATCTCGGCCGAGGCCAGCGCCCCGCCGCCTGCGCCCAGGCCCCCGACGGCCAGCAGCCCCTCGCCCACCGCGCCGCACCAGAAGTGGGCCCGCGCTTCCCGCATCGCGGGCACCGCCGTCCAAGCGTGGAAGCGCGGGTCGTAACGGTGCGCTTGGGCCGTGACCGCCCACGGGGTCTGGTCCTGGGGAGAAGCAGCGCCCCCGGAAGGGCCCTCCCCGCCCAGCACGAACAGGAAGTTGCCCGCAACGCACACGCTGTGCCCCAGCAGCGGGGCGGGTAGCTGCGTGAGACTGCGCCAGCGGTGGCTGTACACGTCGAAGGCCACCACGTCCTGGGTGAGCTCCCACTCCTCgtcgtcctcctcttcctcctccaactgctcctcttcctcctcctctggctcCGGCGCGGCGGCCCTGCCCCTGGCAGCCCCTTGGGGAACCGCGATCTCCTCTGTCACCGCCTCCCGCGCCCTGCGCCCCCCGACCAGTAAGATGCGGGTTTGCGGGCTTCGGATGCTGGTCTGCTCGCCCTGCAGGAGCGGCTGGCGGGAGGGCGCCGTGTGGTAGTTGAGGGCCTGGATGATTAGGCTTTTGACTCCGGCGGGCAGCACGAGGCCGGAGCCCGAGTACACGCGCCGCAGCACGGCGGCCGGCACCAGGCCGAAGCGGATGCGCTCCAGCAGCGCGGCACAGTGGGCCAGGCGTTCGGCCTCGGGCTCCTGGCGCAGCCAGGCCAGCGCCAGGCCCAGCAGCCGGGCCTCCGGCACCCTCGCCATGTCGGGGGCACCCAGCACGGCCCTCAGGGACGTAGGGTTGAGCTCCAGCAGCCCCACGGGGCCCGCGCCGCGCGCCAGCAGCTCCCGCAAGTGGCGGACGATATAGCGCTCGGCTGCGTCCAACGTGTGCGCCAGGCCGAAGCGCGCCGCCACGTTGGCCGCGAAGCAGCAGTTCTCTGGAGCCAGCAGGCGCTCCAGGTAGCGGCCGCACAGCCCCAGGGCCTCGGTAACCTGCAGGTAGCTGGCGGCCTCCAGCGTGTCCTCCACGGTGTCCATGGAGAGAGGCAGCCAGGCGGTGTAAATGAAGTCCAGCAGGCGCTGCAGGCCAGCCGCCGACGGCACGTGCAGGTGGATCACGCGTGCCCGGGACTCTCGGGTGTGATTCTTGAATAGGGCCCTGAAGTAATCGCTGGAACAAGCGAGGAGGGACCTATGCGCTGGGAACTCGCTGCCCTCGGCCTCCAACGTCACGTCGCACAGGAAGCCCTCGGCGCGCAGGGCCTGGTAGCCGGTGAGCAGTGCGCCGCCGTGAGCTTTGCAGTAAGATAGGAAGTAACTCATGATGCCCAGGGCGGGAAGCGGCCAGGCGGGGGTTGAGGCCAGCCGGGCGCGGCCGGAGGCATCCTAGGGCCCCAAGCGCAAGCCTCAGGGGCCCTAGCAGGGGCCCATTTTTTCCTGCTCAGCTTAAAGCTGGGGGCTCCTTCATCCAGGTTCGCAAATCT from Saccopteryx leptura isolate mSacLep1 chromosome X, mSacLep1_pri_phased_curated, whole genome shotgun sequence includes:
- the KLHL34 gene encoding kelch-like protein 34, with protein sequence MSYFLSYCKAHGGALLTGYQALRAEGFLCDVTLEAEGSEFPAHRSLLACSSDYFRALFKNHTRESRARVIHLHVPSAAGLQRLLDFIYTAWLPLSMDTVEDTLEAASYLQVTEALGLCGRYLERLLAPENCCFAANVAARFGLAHTLDAAERYIVRHLRELLARGAGPVGLLELNPTSLRAVLGAPDMARVPEARLLGLALAWLRQEPEAERLAHCAALLERIRFGLVPAAVLRRVYSGSGLVLPAGVKSLIIQALNYHTAPSRQPLLQGEQTSIRSPQTRILLVGGRRAREAVTEEIAVPQGAARGRAAAPEPEEEEEEQLEEEEEDDEEWELTQDVVAFDVYSHRWRSLTQLPAPLLGHSVCVAGNFLFVLGGEGPSGGAASPQDQTPWAVTAQAHRYDPRFHAWTAVPAMREARAHFWCGAVGEGLLAVGGLGAGGGALASAEMYDLRRDRWTAAGALPRALHGHAGAVGDGGVVYISGGKAGRGEGGASSLRDMYSLGLGEQAWTKRAPMGTARFGHHMAALRGAVFAFLGRYEPFSEIERYDPATDQWTRLRPLPYDRFCYGLAVVEETALLLGGVKWRESRQVPTRNVVGYDLDLDRWEDIGCALPWAWSGLQCAVLQLVDGGDEEREGETREAPDSVLGLMG